Below is a genomic region from Bacteroidota bacterium.
CGCGCAGGCGGGAATCCAGAGCTTGTAGTACGCCTTCTGGATTCCCGATCAGGGTCGGGAATGACTCGATGTGAGGAGGTAACAGTAGCAGAACAGCGTTTCTGCGCCATCAGGGCCTCTCAAGTTGCTAACAAGCTCTAGTCTGCAACCTTGTGCCTGCTGACCGCAGACAGAGCCTGCCCCGGACACCAATCCGGGGGACGGCAGACCGCCGTGGGGGCTAGACTCTGCGGTCTGCCGTCTGCGGTCGGCCGTCTCAGTCCTGCAGCGCTTCTACCACACAACGTGAGTTCTCCATACGTACAGCACAATGAAAACAACCCTAGCGCTCTTCTCCCTGCTTCTGCTTCTCACCGCTGCCGTTCAGGCGCAGGCTCCGCGCTACGAGCTGGAGCCGGTCGGGGCTGCTGGGTTCAGCGACTTCGGAGGTGCCGTGGCCGGGGTGCTGGACACCAACGGCGACGGTTTCGGCGACCTCCTCGTCGGGGACGTGCGCGGCGGACGTAGCTTCCCGTACGGCTCCGCCGGGGCGGCCTACCTCTACGATGGGGCGACGGGAGCGCTGCGCTTCGAGCTGGCCTCCCCGCAGGCGCAGGAGAGAGGCGGCTTCGGCCAGGCTGTCGCGGGCGTGCCCGACACGAACGGCGACGGCCTCGCTGACCTGCTCGTCGGCGCGGCCGGAGAGGAGGGAACTCGGCCGTCGCCGGCTGGCCGGGCCTACCTTTTCAGCGGAGCCGACGGCACCCTGCTGCAGACCATCGATTCGCCCAATGAGACCTTCGTCGGGCAGTTCGGCGTGTCGGTCTCGGGCGTGCCGGACGCGGACGGCGACGGCTTCGGCGACCTCCTCATCGGGGCAAGTACGGAGGAGGTCCTGCTGGCCGACGGAACCGAGCGCCAGGCAGGGCGGGCCTACCTCTTCAGCGGAGCCACCGGCGCGCTGCTCCACGCGTGGGTCTCACCCAACGCGGAGAGCAGCGGCGAGTTCGGCATCGCCGTCTCGGGCGTGGACGACGCCGACGGCGATGGGCTCGGCGATGTGCTCGTCGGGGCGCGGGACGAGAACCCCGGCGGCTCGCCTCGCGGTGCCGGCCGGGCGTACGTCTTCAGCGGAGCCTCGGGGGGGCTCCTCTACGAACTGGCCTCGCCCAACGAGCAGCGGTGGAGCTACTTCGGCGCCACGGTCTCGGGCGTGCCGGACGCGGACGGCGACGGGCGCGGCGACCTGATTGTGGGCGCGCACCGGGAGCGGACGAGCGGCAGCCGCGTTCCGGTGGGCCGGGCCTACGTCTTCAGCGGAGCCGACGGGACTCCGCTCGGGGCGGCGGTTTCGCCTGCGGAGCCCGACGATACCCCCTACTACTACTCCGCCTTCGCCCGGAGCGTGGCCGGCGTGCCGGACGTGGACGGCGACGGGCTCGGCAATCTCCTCGTCGGCGCGAGCGGGGAGGCGGCCGTCGGCCGGGCGTACCTCTTCGACGCGGCGAAGCCGCTTCCGGCAGTCGAGCTTACGCTCATCGCCGAGACGCCCGTCGCCATCGTAGACGACGGGTCGTTCTCCTTCACGGCGCTGCTACGCAACACCACCGACGCCGTGCAGACGGTCGAGGTCTGGGCCGAGCTCGAGCGCGAGAAGGATGGACTGCTGTTCGACCCCGTCTTCGGCCCGGTGGAGGTGACGGTCGGGCCCGGCGCGCGCGTCGAGCGGACCTTTGTGCAGGAGACGCCCGAGGGCACCGTGCCGGGGGACTACACGTATCGCGGCCTCATCGGCCAGTTTCCCAGCGCACCCGACGATGACGACATCTTTGCCGGCTTCGTGACCGCGCTGGAGGGCGACCGGTTCTATCCGCTGGGGCTCGGCGACACCTGGACCTACGAGGTCGAGCGAGGCTACTGCGAGTACTTCACCTGGGACTGTACGCCCTTCTTCCGGGGGCAGGTCGAGCGGACCGTCGTGGCGGACACGCTCATAAGCGGCACGCCGTGGAGCGTGGCCGAGGTGGAGCGACGATCGCTTGGCGGGGAAGTGGTCGACGCCTCGCGGTGTGCGGTCCGTGTCACGGATGACGGGCGCGTCGTAGGCCGAGCCATCCAGGGCACCTGCGACACTGTCGAGCGGACGATCCAGCGGCAAGGTGGGACGTGGAACACGCGCTATCCCACCAAGCCGGACGTAGCGCCAGCGGTCGTGGAGATCGACGACGCCTTCTACGACGTGGACGGCACGCGGACTTTCCAGATCGACGTGGACCCCCGCGAGCGGTATCCGAAAACGTCCATCACGGCGGCGGCCGACCTGGGGGTCACGTCGTACGGCATGGACAGCGGCGGCTACTCGTTCTACCGGTGGGGCCGGCTCGTCTACGCCGAGGTCGGCGGTGTGATCTACGACGACGGGCCAGCTTTGGACAATGGTCGCGCGACGGCAGCACAGGGCTTTGCTCTCGCGCCCGCCTACCCCAACCCGTTCCGGTCGGCGGCGACGCTCAGTTTCACCGCGCCGGCAGACGCGTACGTCCGGCTCACCGTCTACGACGTGCTCGGCCGCGAGGTGGCCGTGCTGCTCGACGGGCCGCAGGACGCGGGCACCCACACGGCGCGCTTCGAGGGAGCCGGGCTGCCGAGCGGGGTCTACCTCGTCCGCCTCGAAGCCGACGGGCAGGTCCAGACGCAGCGCATCACGCTCGTCCGCTCATAGAAACGGGATGGTCCCGGCGTCGTTCTTCGGCGTGACGCCCTGGAAGAAATCCTGCATCGTCTGGAAGTCGGCCTCGAAGTCGCCGGACGGGAGGAGAACAGGCCCTCCGATGATCTCCCGGCGGCCGTAGTCGATCGTGGCGAGGGCGATGGGGACGCCGGCTTCGAGGGCGATGTAGTAGAACCCGGTACGCCACGCTTTGACCGCGCCCCGCGTCCCCTCGGGCGCAATCGCCAGCACGTAGGCCTCGCGCTGCCTGAACACCTCGGCGACCTGCCCGACGAGGCCCTGCGGCGCGTCGCGGTAGACCGGCGTTCCCCCGAGCCGCCGCATCGCCCAGCCGAGCGGTGGGCGGAACAGCGTGTCCTTCCCCAGAAAGCTCGCGCCCAGGCCGACTGCACGCCGGAAGAGGACGCCGAGGATAAAGTCCCAGTTGGAGGTGTGCGGGGCCACGGCGACGACGAACTTGGGGGCATCGGGGAAGCGCCCGGCGATGCGCCAGCCGGCCAGCCTCAGCAGGATCCGCCCGCTCCACCGCGTCCACGCGCTGCCACGGCGCGGTACGCAGGAGCCGAGGGCGGGTAGCTCAGGGCCTTCGGGCGGTTGCTCCATCGCTCCGCATGCGTTCATGCTCAGAGCACGCTGACGAGGCGCGCAGCGGTGCGCCCGTCCACGCTCAGGCGACAGAGGTACGCTCCCGCCGCGCCTAGCTCACGCGCAGCGACGGTGACGGCGTGGTCGCCGCTCGGCAACCGCTCGCTCGCCAGCGGCCGGGCGCGGAGCCGCCCCAGCACGTCGTAGCAGGCCAGTCCCGCGCGAGCCGGCGCACCGAGCGCGAAGCGGAACGTCACGCGGTCGGTGGCCGGGTTCGGGTAGGGCGTGAAGTGGAGAGGCGGGAGCGCGCCCTGCGCGTCTTCCGTGTCGGTCGTCTGGCCCGGGACGAGGGCGAGCAGGACCTCGTCGAGGAGGGCGCGCCAGTTGCCCCAGCTGTGGCTCTCTGGGACCTCGTGGTAGACCAGTCCCTGGTTCGGCGCGAGGATGCCCCGCATCCGCCGCGCCCCGTCCTCGGTGTCGTTGATCGTGCCGGTGGACATGTAGACCTCGAACAGCCCGGCTTCGGTGCCCTGCATCCGGTCGTAGATCGACGGGCCGGTCCAGTCGGGGGTCTCGCTCGCCCAGAACGCGGGCGACTGGATCGCCAGCTTGCCGAACACGTCGGGGTGCTCCAGCCCGAGGTACGCCGAGAACAGCCCGCCGAGCGAGGTCCCGAGGATAACGCGGCCGTCGCGGTCCGGCCGGGTCCGGTACGCGGCGTCGATGGCGGGCACCAGTTCGTCGGCGACGAACGCGGCGAAGGCGGGGTTCTGGACATACTGCTCGGCGCGGCGGTTCTGGCCGTTCACGCGCGGGTCGACGAAGACGGCGATCACAGGCTCAGCCCGGCCTTCGTAGATTAGGTTGTCGAGCACGGTGCGGAGCGCGCCGAGCCGGTCATCGCTGTACTCGTGCCCGTCGGTGACGTAGACGACGGGTAGGTCGGTGAGAGCATCGTAGCCGGCCGGGGTGTAGACCCGGTACGTGACCGTGTAGCCGAGGGCCGCGCTCGCAAGCGTGCGGTTCGGGGTGAAGGCTCCGGCAGGGGCGTCCGGGTCGCGCACGGTCTCCTCGGGGAAGACCCACGCGGGCATCCGAAGCTCGGAGTTCGGGCCGAAGCCGCCCCACTGCTGGTGCGGGTTGGCGGGGTCGAGGATCCAGGTGCCGTCGCGGACGAGCTTGTACTCCAGGCGTGCCGCTTCGGGAAAGCGGTGGATGCGCCACCGCACGTCGCTCTGCCCGACGAAGGCGAGAGCCGCCTCGGCGCTCGGGTTCCAGCGGTTGTGGTCGCCCGCGAGGCGCACCGTCGTGCCCGGCCCCCGGTAGAGGTAGGCCACCGAATCGCCCAGCGCGAACGGCACCTGCTCGGCCGCGACAAGCGCGTCCCAGAAGGCATCCGTCGCCGCCTCGCGCTCGTCCGGGTCGGGGATCGCGGCGACCGCTTCGAGGCTGTCGGTGAACTGCTGGAACGTCTCGAACGGGAGGGCAGGCTGCGCCACCGCCGTGCCCGCACCGAGCAGCAGGGTGAGGAAGAGAGGGAGGAAGCGAGGCATCGCGTCGGGTCAGGTTAGAGCGGGAGAAAGTACGACCGAGGCGGGGGCCCCTGTCGCGCGGTCTAGCGTAGCTTCTGGTCTCTCCTCTCTGCGCCCATGCCTGCTCCCGCCTACCCCGCCGCCACGTCGCCTCCTGTCCTGCCTGCGGAGAGCCAGGGCGACGGGGCCCCCGAAGCGATCCGGCTCTGCGTCATCGACATCGGCTCGAACTCGTTCCACTCCGTCGTCTTCGACGCCTTCCCCGACGGGACGTTCGAGATCGTGGACAAGCTCAAGGAGATGGTCCGCCTCGGCGAGGGCGGGTTCCGGGCGCACCACCTGACCGACGAGGCGCAGCAGCGCGGCCTCGACGCGCTCCGCAAGATCCGCCAGATGGGCGACCGCGACGGCGTGGCCGACTACGTCGCCTGCGCCACGAGCGCCGTCCGCGAGGCCGACAACGGCGGGGCCTTCATCGAGCGCGTGCGCGCCGAGACGGGTCTCTACGTCCGCACGATCTCCGGCGAGACGGAAGCCGAGCTGATCTACAAAGCCGTCCGGCAGGCCGTCGACCTCTCGGAGCCCTCGCTCCTCGTCGACATCGGTGGCGGCTCGACCGAGTTCATCGTCGCCGACCGGGAGGGCGCGCGCTTCGCCGCCAGCCTCAAGCTCGGCGCGGCCCGGCTGACCGAGGAGTTCGTCACGACCGATCCCGTGTCGAAGCCGGAGTTCCGCGCGCTGCGGGCGCACGTCCGGGACGAGATCGCGCCGGTTTTCGAAGCGGCCCGCACGGCCGGCGTGCGGCGCGTCGTCGGAAGCTCCGGGACGCTCCAGAACATCGCCGCGCTCGCCGCCTCGGCCTCGGGCGAGGCGGGGCAGATCTTCGACTACGTCTTCGACGCCCTCACGATTCGGCGCGTCACCAAGACGCTCATGACCTCGGGCCGGGCGCAGCGCCTCGCCACGCCGGGCATCCAGGAGAAGCGCGTCGACCAGATCGCCGCCGGGGCGACCCTCATCGACGTAGTGCTCAAGGACCTCGGCATCCGGCGCTTCGAGGTCAGCCCGGACGCGCTCCGCGAGGGGATCGTGATCGACTTCGTCGAGCGCAACTACAAGTGGATCAAGCGGCTCGCGCCGTTCCACAGCGTCCGGCGGCGGAGCGTCTACGACCTCGCGATCCGGCTCCGCTGGGACGAAGGCCACGCCCGGCACGTCACCCGCCTCGCGCTCGCGCTCTTCGACGCGACGACCTCGCTCCACGGCCGGGGCGAGGGCGAGCGCGAACTGCTCGAGTACGCCGCCGTGCTCCGCGACGTGGGCTACGCCGTCAGCCGCCGGAGCCACCACAAGCACTCGCTCTACATCATCAAGCACGCCGACCTCAAAGGCTTCGCCCCGGACGAGGTCGCGCTCGTGGCGAACGTCGCCCGCTACCACCGCGCCGGCCTGCCGAGCCCCCGCCACGCCGACTACGCCGCGCTCCCGGACCACCACCGCCGCCTCGTAGACGAACTCGCCGCGCTCCTTCGCCTCGCCAACGGCCTCGACCGCAGCCACTTCCAGAACGTCATCCACTTCGACGCCGCCCTCGCCGACGGCGAGCTCTACCTCGACGTCCAAACCAAAGCCGACCCCCAACTCGACATCTGGGCCGCCCGGCGCGGGGCCGGCCTCTTCGAGCGCACGTTCGGCCTGCCCGTCGTGGTGAGAGCGGGGTGAGTCGGCTGTCGGCTGTCGGCTGTCGGCTGTCGAAAGCAAAACTCACAAAGTTAGCGAGGCCGCCGCGCAACGCGCCCGCCATCCTCCGTCCTCTGTCCCACCGTCTTCCGTCCTCTGAACCGTGCTCCTCGCGCTCCTCGGTGCCCTCTTGGTTGGCCTCAGCCTCGGGCTGCTCGGCTCGGGCGGATCGATTCTGACGGTGCCCGTGCTGATCTACCTCGTGGGGCAGCCGGAGAAAGAGGCGATTGCCGAGTCGCTCGGGATCGTCGGGCTGATCGCGCTCTCGGGGTCCGTGCTGAACGCGGTGCAGAAAAAGGTAGACTGGCGGAGCGTGGCGCTCTTCGCGCTGCCGGGGATGGTCGGGACCGCTGTCGGGGCGACGCTCTCGGGGTTTGTCAGCGGGCTTGTCCAGCTGACCGTCTTCGCCGTCACGATGCTCGCGGCCGCCGTCCTGATGTTCCGAGGGCGGCCGGAGGCCGAAGGGGAGCGCTCGCCGCCGTGGGGTCTGGTGGCCTTCCAGGGCCTCTTGATCGGCGTGCTGACGGGCTTCGTCGGGGTAGGCGGCGGGTTCATCCTCGTGCCCGCGCTCGTGCTGCTCGTCGGGCTGCCGATCCACGTCGCGATTGGGACGAGCCTGACGATCATCGTGCTCAACAGCGCAAGCGGATTCGTCCGCTACCTCGGCGTGCTCGCCGAGGCCGGGCTGAGCGTGGACGTCCAACTTGTCGGCGTCTTCGGGGCCGTCGGGGTGGTCGGAAGCGTGATCGGCAACCGGATCGGGGCGCGCGTGCCGAGGCAGCAGCTGCGAAAGGGGTTCGCCGTCTTCCTCGTCGTGATGGCGGCGTACATCCTGTGGCGCAGCGTGCCGGGGCTGGCGTAGGGGCAGACCATTGTGTCTGCCCTGAACGGACCGGTATCCGTGAACAGGGCGACCACGCGGGGTTACCCCTACGGTCGCAAAACCTATGTCGTAGATTCGGCTGCTGACCCTCGACCTCCCGACCCTCGACCTGAACTATGGAAACCCTCGCCCCGATCAAGGCTGCGACCGGAACGGCCCTCTCGTGCAAAGGCTGGCACCAGGAGGCCGCGCTGCGGATGCTGATGAATAACCTCGACCCGGCCGTGGCCGAGGACCCCGACCACCTGATCGTCTACGGCGGCGGCGGCAAGGCGGCGCGCAACTGGGCGTGCTACCACAAGATCGTCGAGACCCTGCGGCGGCTGGAGAACGACGAAACACTGCTCGTCCAGAGCGGCAAACCAGTCGGCGTCTTCCGCACGCAGGAGGAGGCCCCGCGCGTCCTCATTGCGAACGCGCACCTCGTCCCGAAGTGGGCGACCGACAGCGAGTTCCGGCGGCTCGACGCGCTCGGGCTGACGATGTACGGGCAGATGACGGCCGGGTCGTGGATCTACATTGGCACGCAGGGCATCTTGCAGGGGACCTACGAGACCTTCGCCGAGTGCGCCCGGAGGCACTTCGCTGCCGCTGACGGCAGCGGCGGCTCGCTCGAAGGCAAGCTCGTCGTGACGGCGGGCCTCGGTGGGATGGGCGGTGCGCAGCCGCTCGCGGCGACCATGAACGGGGCCGCTTTCCTCGGCATCGAGATTGACCCCGAGCGCATCCGCCGCCGCGTCGAGACCGGCTACTGCGACCGCATGGAGACGGACTTGGACGCCGCCCTTCAAGCAGTGCTCGAAGCCAAAGCGAAGGGGGAGGCACTGTCGGTCGGCCTCGTCGGCAACGTCGCCGAAATCCTGCCGGAGCTAGTGAAGCGCGGCGTCGAGGTGGACGTCGTCACCGATCAGACGAGCGCGCACGACCTCCGCGTCGGCTACCTCCCGGCGGGCTACTCGCTGGCCGAGGCCGACCTGCTTCGGGAGCGCGACGAGGCGGCCTACGAAGACGCCGTGCTCGACTCGATGCAGCTTCACATCCGCGCCATGCTCGACCTGAAAGAGGCCGGCGCGGTCGTGTTTGACTACGGCAACAACCTCCGCGGGCAGGTCGCCGACCTGCGGGGCATGAGCGAGGCGTTCGACATCCCCGGCTTCGTGCCCGAGTTCATCCGCCCGCTCTTCTGCAAAGGCTCCGGCCCGTTCCGCTGGGCCGCGCTCTCCGGCAACCCCGCCGACATCGCCGTGACCGACGCCGCCGTGCTCGAAACCTTCCCCGAGAAAGACGCCCTCGCCCGGTGGATCAGGACGGCGCAGGAGAAGGTCCACTTCCAGGGCCTGCCGGCACGCATCTGCTGGCTGGAGTACGGCGAGCGCGCCGAGCTCGGCGAGCGCTTCAACTGGCTCGTCAAAAAGGGCAAGGTCGAAGCCCCGCTTGTCATCGGGCGCGACCACCTCGACACCGGCAGCGTGGCGTCGCCCAACCGCGAGACCGAGGCGATGCAAGACGGCAGCGATGCCATTGCCGACTGGCCGCTCCTGAACGCGCTCCTCAACACCGCCTGCGGGGCAAGTTGGGTGTCGCTGCACCACGGCGGCGGCGTCGGGATCGGCTACTCGATCCACAGCGGCATGGTCTCCGTCGCCGATGGGACCGACATGGCCGACCGCCGCCTGGCCCGCGTCCTCACCGCCGACCCCGGCACCGGCGTTATGCGCCACGCCGACGCCGGCTACGACCTCGCCGTCGATACCGCAGGGGAGCGCGGCGTGGACCTGCCGATGGTCAACGGGTGACGACAGAGCAAGAGCATATTCAGGCGATCCTGGAAGCCTGGCCTGAGAGGGTAGGAGCACCACCGGGGCTTTTAGAAGCAGTGAATGCTGCTTTGAGGGAGTATCCCCAATCGCCGCAGCTATGGTGCATTCGAGGCGACCTCATCCAACTGAGCGATGATGGCGATGATGGCCTCGACCTAGAGAATGCACTGCGTAGCTATGAGAGGGCGCTAGAGTTGGAGCCTGCTTGGGTGGAAGCCTACGAAGAGATCGGGTACTTCTGGGACCTAGTTATGAACGAGCCAGATCGTGCAGAGCCATATTTCGAGCGTGCCACCAAGCTGCGCGGCGAAGCCAGTTGATCTCCAGGGTTACATCATCCCCGCACAGGCGGGGACCCACAGGATTTGCCAGCCGGTGGGTCCCGGCTCGGGGGCCGGGATGACTATCTCGGGGGAGTATAGCGGACTCTGCGAGCGTGGGAGCTGGCTCAAACGCCGCGTTTGCTAATTGTCAGCCGCCTTGACCGGGACCGGTGCCGCTCACTTAGCGGACGACGGTGAGACGGCGGACCGCAGTGTCCCTACCCGCAGAGAGCCGGACGAGGTAGAGGCTCGGCGCGAGGCCCGAGGCGTCGACGCGGAGCGTGTGGCGGCCGGCGGGGTAGGCTCCGTC
It encodes:
- the hutU gene encoding urocanate hydratase, with product METLAPIKAATGTALSCKGWHQEAALRMLMNNLDPAVAEDPDHLIVYGGGGKAARNWACYHKIVETLRRLENDETLLVQSGKPVGVFRTQEEAPRVLIANAHLVPKWATDSEFRRLDALGLTMYGQMTAGSWIYIGTQGILQGTYETFAECARRHFAAADGSGGSLEGKLVVTAGLGGMGGAQPLAATMNGAAFLGIEIDPERIRRRVETGYCDRMETDLDAALQAVLEAKAKGEALSVGLVGNVAEILPELVKRGVEVDVVTDQTSAHDLRVGYLPAGYSLAEADLLRERDEAAYEDAVLDSMQLHIRAMLDLKEAGAVVFDYGNNLRGQVADLRGMSEAFDIPGFVPEFIRPLFCKGSGPFRWAALSGNPADIAVTDAAVLETFPEKDALARWIRTAQEKVHFQGLPARICWLEYGERAELGERFNWLVKKGKVEAPLVIGRDHLDTGSVASPNRETEAMQDGSDAIADWPLLNALLNTACGASWVSLHHGGGVGIGYSIHSGMVSVADGTDMADRRLARVLTADPGTGVMRHADAGYDLAVDTAGERGVDLPMVNG
- a CDS encoding T9SS type A sorting domain-containing protein; translation: MKTTLALFSLLLLLTAAVQAQAPRYELEPVGAAGFSDFGGAVAGVLDTNGDGFGDLLVGDVRGGRSFPYGSAGAAYLYDGATGALRFELASPQAQERGGFGQAVAGVPDTNGDGLADLLVGAAGEEGTRPSPAGRAYLFSGADGTLLQTIDSPNETFVGQFGVSVSGVPDADGDGFGDLLIGASTEEVLLADGTERQAGRAYLFSGATGALLHAWVSPNAESSGEFGIAVSGVDDADGDGLGDVLVGARDENPGGSPRGAGRAYVFSGASGGLLYELASPNEQRWSYFGATVSGVPDADGDGRGDLIVGAHRERTSGSRVPVGRAYVFSGADGTPLGAAVSPAEPDDTPYYYSAFARSVAGVPDVDGDGLGNLLVGASGEAAVGRAYLFDAAKPLPAVELTLIAETPVAIVDDGSFSFTALLRNTTDAVQTVEVWAELEREKDGLLFDPVFGPVEVTVGPGARVERTFVQETPEGTVPGDYTYRGLIGQFPSAPDDDDIFAGFVTALEGDRFYPLGLGDTWTYEVERGYCEYFTWDCTPFFRGQVERTVVADTLISGTPWSVAEVERRSLGGEVVDASRCAVRVTDDGRVVGRAIQGTCDTVERTIQRQGGTWNTRYPTKPDVAPAVVEIDDAFYDVDGTRTFQIDVDPRERYPKTSITAAADLGVTSYGMDSGGYSFYRWGRLVYAEVGGVIYDDGPALDNGRATAAQGFALAPAYPNPFRSAATLSFTAPADAYVRLTVYDVLGREVAVLLDGPQDAGTHTARFEGAGLPSGVYLVRLEADGQVQTQRITLVRS
- a CDS encoding sulfite exporter TauE/SafE family protein gives rise to the protein MLLALLGALLVGLSLGLLGSGGSILTVPVLIYLVGQPEKEAIAESLGIVGLIALSGSVLNAVQKKVDWRSVALFALPGMVGTAVGATLSGFVSGLVQLTVFAVTMLAAAVLMFRGRPEAEGERSPPWGLVAFQGLLIGVLTGFVGVGGGFILVPALVLLVGLPIHVAIGTSLTIIVLNSASGFVRYLGVLAEAGLSVDVQLVGVFGAVGVVGSVIGNRIGARVPRQQLRKGFAVFLVVMAAYILWRSVPGLA
- a CDS encoding lysophospholipid acyltransferase family protein; its protein translation is MNACGAMEQPPEGPELPALGSCVPRRGSAWTRWSGRILLRLAGWRIAGRFPDAPKFVVAVAPHTSNWDFILGVLFRRAVGLGASFLGKDTLFRPPLGWAMRRLGGTPVYRDAPQGLVGQVAEVFRQREAYVLAIAPEGTRGAVKAWRTGFYYIALEAGVPIALATIDYGRREIIGGPVLLPSGDFEADFQTMQDFFQGVTPKNDAGTIPFL
- a CDS encoding alpha/beta hydrolase-fold protein yields the protein MPRFLPLFLTLLLGAGTAVAQPALPFETFQQFTDSLEAVAAIPDPDEREAATDAFWDALVAAEQVPFALGDSVAYLYRGPGTTVRLAGDHNRWNPSAEAALAFVGQSDVRWRIHRFPEAARLEYKLVRDGTWILDPANPHQQWGGFGPNSELRMPAWVFPEETVRDPDAPAGAFTPNRTLASAALGYTVTYRVYTPAGYDALTDLPVVYVTDGHEYSDDRLGALRTVLDNLIYEGRAEPVIAVFVDPRVNGQNRRAEQYVQNPAFAAFVADELVPAIDAAYRTRPDRDGRVILGTSLGGLFSAYLGLEHPDVFGKLAIQSPAFWASETPDWTGPSIYDRMQGTEAGLFEVYMSTGTINDTEDGARRMRGILAPNQGLVYHEVPESHSWGNWRALLDEVLLALVPGQTTDTEDAQGALPPLHFTPYPNPATDRVTFRFALGAPARAGLACYDVLGRLRARPLASERLPSGDHAVTVAARELGAAGAYLCRLSVDGRTAARLVSVL
- a CDS encoding Ppx/GppA phosphatase family protein is translated as MPAPAYPAATSPPVLPAESQGDGAPEAIRLCVIDIGSNSFHSVVFDAFPDGTFEIVDKLKEMVRLGEGGFRAHHLTDEAQQRGLDALRKIRQMGDRDGVADYVACATSAVREADNGGAFIERVRAETGLYVRTISGETEAELIYKAVRQAVDLSEPSLLVDIGGGSTEFIVADREGARFAASLKLGAARLTEEFVTTDPVSKPEFRALRAHVRDEIAPVFEAARTAGVRRVVGSSGTLQNIAALAASASGEAGQIFDYVFDALTIRRVTKTLMTSGRAQRLATPGIQEKRVDQIAAGATLIDVVLKDLGIRRFEVSPDALREGIVIDFVERNYKWIKRLAPFHSVRRRSVYDLAIRLRWDEGHARHVTRLALALFDATTSLHGRGEGERELLEYAAVLRDVGYAVSRRSHHKHSLYIIKHADLKGFAPDEVALVANVARYHRAGLPSPRHADYAALPDHHRRLVDELAALLRLANGLDRSHFQNVIHFDAALADGELYLDVQTKADPQLDIWAARRGAGLFERTFGLPVVVRAG